Genomic segment of Polycladomyces abyssicola:
GGCCGGACGGGCCAGCACTGCGGGTGGCGAATTTGACCGCGTGTCCATCCAAGGCGACGGGCACGTGGACGGAGATTTGACATGTACGGAGTTGAAATGTCACGGGAAGTCGCACATCACGGGTAACGTGAAAGCAAGCGATGTAAAGGTATACGGCTCCACCCGGATTGACGGCCGTGTGGAATCGGAGGAGCTTCGGGTCCGCGGTCATGCGGAGATTGGCGGACACTTGTCCTGCCGGCAGATGGAAGCGGAAGGGATGCTCCATGTAGGCGGTCCAGTGACGGCAGAAGAAGTAACATTAGAAGGACAGCTCAATGTGAAAGAAGATGTGGAAGCGGAATCTTTCTCGGCCAAGGGTGTTTTCACAATCGACGGGCTGTTGAATGCAGGACAAATCGTGGTGCAGCTGTACGGGGACTGCCGGGCGAAGGAAATCGGTGGCGAAAAGATCGAGGTGCGGAAAAAGGGTTTCTCATTTTGGTTCAAGCCGTTCTCACATCATCTGGAGGTTGATATGATCGAGGGGGATGAGGTCCACTTGGAAAACACCCGGGCAAACGTGGTACGGGGCAATCGTGTCATCATCGGACCGGGTTGCGAAATCGGATTGGTGGAGTATCACGATCATTTCCACCGGGATCACAGCGCAAAAGTAAAGGAATCAAAAAAGCTGTGAGTGTAAATGAGTCCCCACCCAGATGCTGACGCGCATCCGTGTGAGGGACTCTTTCGTCATCGCTGTTCTCCGAACTACATAGCATAAGAACTGCACCGTTCAAGGGAGAACCGTTGCCGCTTTCTCTGCGACATCGGGCTTTTGCACCAGTTCCAGGTGATCGTAGGAATCATAGGTGGCGAGATGAATGGCTCCTTCGATATAGGCGCTGCTCGTCGGCACCAATCCGTCACTGTCAGTTTGGTATTTGGTGAACAGGGTCATCCATCCTACAAAATTCTCTCCATTCACACCCCAAGTATCATAACCATCAGCATCTCCCTGAACCGTATAGATTTTTCCACCGTTAAAAAGGGGAGCACCTTTCACCGGATACTGTTGGTTAAACTTTTCGACCCAGGCAGGATCCAAGTTGGATTGTGCTTTTTCGCCGCCGTAGATATATTTCGCGGCAAATTCGTAATCATTTGCCAGCGGAGATCCATGATGCGGAGTACCCAGGGTGACCAGTCCCGCAACAGTGCCGGGGTAGTCGTAGATGTAACGCCGGGCGACCAGTCCGCCTTGACTGTGGGCAATGATATCAAATTGCTTGCTGAGTCCGTATTTCTTTTGAAGGATTTGCACTTTTTCATGAACCTGATTCACCCAGTCCGAGATATACTCCGACCCGGCCGTATTGTCATTTCTGCCGATAAAGGTGACGGTTTTGCCGTTCAATACCCGGGTTTGCACCTCATTCGAATCATTGGCATAAATCACGTACACATTGCCGGAACCCCAAACATTTGCTACTGTGGTTAAAAAATGATCGCTCCATCGATGAGCGTTTCGAAGGCCGTGCAACAAAACCAAGTCGTATTTTTTGGTGGCGAGTGTCTGGGCGGCAGTTTCTTTGCTTTCTTTGCCGGAGGTGGCTTGACCGATACCTGGTATGGTCAGAGTCAATGCCACCAGAAAAGAGAAAACCGCAACGCCGATTTGACGCATCGTCACATCCCCTTTTCCGATCAAAATTTATATTGGAGAAATACGGATCAGGCCATTCTCCATGATCTTCGATCACGCTAAAGGGTTTTTAATTATTTGATTTTTCATTATAATGAAGATTTAATCCAAAATCAACCTGCCAAAACCATATGCTACAGAAGCACACAGAAAACGCTTGCAAAAAGGGGGCGGATGTTGTAAAATCGGACACACAAGGTTGCAACCGTTTTCAATTTTCCCTCACAAGTTAATCGTGGATGAGAGATGGAGAACCACAATTTCCTTTCAATGGGGTTGAAGGGGACATTGTGGTTTTTTTCATGCAATGCACTTTCAATAATTCCGTATGTTTAGAATAACAAGATATCCAAAGTGGGAGGGAGAACTTTGTCTCATTTTCTCGCCGAGTTGATCGGCACAATGATTCTGATTATTTTGGGAGATGGCGTAGTTGCCGGTGTCGTATTGAACAAGTCCAAAGCGCAAAATGCAGGCTGGGTGGTGATCACCTTCGGATGGGGCTTGGCTGTGATGGTGGCTGCCTATTGCGTCGGCCATTACAGTGGTGCCTATCTTAACCCGGCAGTGACTGTCGGTTTCGCGATGGCGGGGAAACTGCCGTGGGCCGAGGTTCCAAGCATGATCTCGGCACAGATGATCGGGGCGTTTTTGGGAGCCGTCGTGGTTTGGTTGCATTACCTGCCCCATTGGAAGGAAACGGACGATCCTGAAGCGAAATTGGGTGTGTTCTCCACGATCCCGGCCATTCGCCATACGTGGTCCAACTTGTTGAGTGAGATGATCGGCACGTTCGTGTTGGTATTGGCTTTGCTGGCATTTGGTGCCAAAGGAGTGGTCTTCGCCGACGGTTTGCAGACACTGGTGGTGGCCTTGTTGATCGTTTCGATCGGGATGTCGCTCGGCGGCACCACAGGTTATGCCATCAATCCTGCACGGGATCTGGGACCGCGCATCGCCCATGCGCTGTTGCCCATACCCGGGAAAGGAAGCTCCGACTGGGGGTATGCCTGGATTCCCGTAGTCGGTCCGCTTGTAGGTGGGGTACTGGCATCATGGGTTTATTTGCAGTTATTTCATTGATTCTTTTGAAAGCGTTTGAATGCATAAGTATCCGATGATTCATTATGGGGACAATGTTGTCCCAAGAGAGAAAACAGTACACTCGGATAAAGATGAACACAGTGCGGAGGCGGGAGACATACGATCTTGTCAGGACATTGTCAGCCGCCTCGATTGAAGGAGTAAACCGGGAGGGGTTAGAGGATGGAAAAGAAATACGTGTTGGCCATTGACCAGGGAACCACCAGTTCTCGGGCGATCATCTTTGATCGCGAGGGAAAAGTGGTGGGCGTGGCGCAAAAGGAGTTTACCCAGATTTTCCCTCAACAAGGTTGGGTCGAACACGATGCATTGGAAATTTGGGGCTCCGTGCTAAGCGTCATCCATGAGGTGTTGGCCCGTTATCCGGTAGCGGCCCAAGAAATTGCGGCGATCGGGATTACCAACCAGCGAGAGACCACCGTGGTCTGGGACAGACATACGGGTGAACCAGTGTATCATGCGATCGTGTGGCAATCCCGGCAGACGGCCGATATATGTGAACGGTTGAAAGCCGATGGTTACGAAGAAACGGTTCGTGACAAAACCGGTTTGCTGATCGACGCTTATTTTTCCGGTACCAAGGTGAAATGGATTCTGGATCATGTTGAGGGGGCGCGGGAAAAAGCGGAACGAGGAGATCTGTTGTTCGGCACCATCGATACCTGGCTGGTGTGGAAGCTCTCCGGCGGCCGGGCCCATGTCACTGACTATTCCAATGCGTCCCGGACGCTGATGTACAACATTTTCGATTTGCGTTGGGACGATGAACTGCTGAAGATGTTGACCGTTCCCCGCTCCATGTTGCCGGAAGTGCGCTCATCGTCCGAGGTGTACACCACTACTGATCCCACGCTCTTTTTCGGGGAAGAAGTACCCATTTCCGGAATCGCGGGCGACCAACAGGCAGCGTTGTTCGGTCAGGCTTGTTTTGAACCGGGCATGGCCAAAAACACATATGGCACCGGTTGCTTTATGTTGATGAACACGGGGGAAAAAGCGGTCCGTTCGGGACACGGACTTCTGACCACACTGGCTTGGGGACTGGACGGCAAGGTGGAGTATGCACTGGAAGGCAGCATTTTTGTCGCCGGTTCGGCCATCCAATGGTTACGGGACGGGCTGCGTCTCATCAAAACGGCGGCGGAAAGTGAAGAGTTGGCGCAAAAAGTGAGTTCCACCGACGGGGTTTACGTCGTGCCGGCATTTGTGGGATTGGGTACACCCTACTGGGACAGCAATGTCCGTGGAGCGGTGTTTGGCTTGACGCGCGGAACGAATAAGGAACACCTCGTGAGGGCCACGTTGGAATCCCTCGCTTATCAGACACGGGACGTGTTGGGGGCGATGGAGGCCGATGCGGGCATTCGTCTGAAAAAGTTGCGCGTCGACGGCGGTGCCACTGCTAACAATTTCCTGATGCAATTTCAAAGCGACATCCTCGGGGTTTCGGTCGAACGTCCGGTGGTGCTGGAAACCACCGCGCTCGGTGCCGCCTACTTGGCAGGATTGGCCGTCGGTTTCTGGTCGGACAAAGAAGAGATCGCAAAGAACTGGCAGGTTGACCGCAATTTTGAGCCTGAAATGGATCACAACACGCGGGAAATGTTGTATAATGAATGGTTGAAGGCGGTGGAAGCAGCGAGAGCGTTTAAGTAAACCCGCCGCTTGTGACAAGTTAATACACGGTGGAGACGGGAGACAGCCACAAGACCTTATGTGAGGGCATAAGGGATTGTGGCTTTTTTTGTCATACAATAGAAAAAAGGTGGGGTTGGTATGGGTCAATCGTTTTCTGCACGGGAACGTTCCCGTGATGTACAGACGTTATCGGAGCAGGAATGGGACTTGTTGGTGATCGGCGGAGGCATTACCGGAGCGGGAATTGCGTTGGATGCGCAAACCCGCGGCATCAAAACAGCGCTGATCGAGATGCAGGATTTTGCCGCTGGTACGTCCAGTCGGTC
This window contains:
- a CDS encoding polymer-forming cytoskeletal protein, yielding MDRKEHRDFVVAGRASTAGGEFDRVSIQGDGHVDGDLTCTELKCHGKSHITGNVKASDVKVYGSTRIDGRVESEELRVRGHAEIGGHLSCRQMEAEGMLHVGGPVTAEEVTLEGQLNVKEDVEAESFSAKGVFTIDGLLNAGQIVVQLYGDCRAKEIGGEKIEVRKKGFSFWFKPFSHHLEVDMIEGDEVHLENTRANVVRGNRVIIGPGCEIGLVEYHDHFHRDHSAKVKESKKL
- a CDS encoding alpha/beta fold hydrolase; amino-acid sequence: MRQIGVAVFSFLVALTLTIPGIGQATSGKESKETAAQTLATKKYDLVLLHGLRNAHRWSDHFLTTVANVWGSGNVYVIYANDSNEVQTRVLNGKTVTFIGRNDNTAGSEYISDWVNQVHEKVQILQKKYGLSKQFDIIAHSQGGLVARRYIYDYPGTVAGLVTLGTPHHGSPLANDYEFAAKYIYGGEKAQSNLDPAWVEKFNQQYPVKGAPLFNGGKIYTVQGDADGYDTWGVNGENFVGWMTLFTKYQTDSDGLVPTSSAYIEGAIHLATYDSYDHLELVQKPDVAEKAATVLP
- a CDS encoding MIP/aquaporin family protein; the encoded protein is MSHFLAELIGTMILIILGDGVVAGVVLNKSKAQNAGWVVITFGWGLAVMVAAYCVGHYSGAYLNPAVTVGFAMAGKLPWAEVPSMISAQMIGAFLGAVVVWLHYLPHWKETDDPEAKLGVFSTIPAIRHTWSNLLSEMIGTFVLVLALLAFGAKGVVFADGLQTLVVALLIVSIGMSLGGTTGYAINPARDLGPRIAHALLPIPGKGSSDWGYAWIPVVGPLVGGVLASWVYLQLFH
- the glpK gene encoding glycerol kinase GlpK, with the translated sequence MEKKYVLAIDQGTTSSRAIIFDREGKVVGVAQKEFTQIFPQQGWVEHDALEIWGSVLSVIHEVLARYPVAAQEIAAIGITNQRETTVVWDRHTGEPVYHAIVWQSRQTADICERLKADGYEETVRDKTGLLIDAYFSGTKVKWILDHVEGAREKAERGDLLFGTIDTWLVWKLSGGRAHVTDYSNASRTLMYNIFDLRWDDELLKMLTVPRSMLPEVRSSSEVYTTTDPTLFFGEEVPISGIAGDQQAALFGQACFEPGMAKNTYGTGCFMLMNTGEKAVRSGHGLLTTLAWGLDGKVEYALEGSIFVAGSAIQWLRDGLRLIKTAAESEELAQKVSSTDGVYVVPAFVGLGTPYWDSNVRGAVFGLTRGTNKEHLVRATLESLAYQTRDVLGAMEADAGIRLKKLRVDGGATANNFLMQFQSDILGVSVERPVVLETTALGAAYLAGLAVGFWSDKEEIAKNWQVDRNFEPEMDHNTREMLYNEWLKAVEAARAFK